A genome region from Choloepus didactylus isolate mChoDid1 chromosome 12, mChoDid1.pri, whole genome shotgun sequence includes the following:
- the RFC3 gene encoding replication factor C subunit 3: MSLWVDKYRPCSLGRLDYHKEQAAQLRNLVQCGDFPHLLVYGPSGAGKKTRIMCILRELYGVGVEKLRIEHQTITTPSKKKIEISTIASNYHLEVNPSDAGNSDRVVIQEMLKTVAQSQQLETNSQRDFKVVLLTEVDKLTKDAQHALRRTMEKYMSTCRLILCCNSTSKVIPPIRSRCLAVRVPAPSIEDICHVLSTVCKKEGLTLPSQLARRLAEKSCRNLRKALLMCEACRVQQYPFTEDQEIPETDWEVYLRETANAIVSQQTPQRLLEVRGRLYELVTHCIPPEIIMKGLLSELLHNCDGQLKGEVAQMAAYYEHRLQLGSKAIYHLEAFVAKFMALYKKFMEDGLEGMIF, encoded by the exons GTGCAGTGCGGTGACTTTCCTCACCTGTTAGTGTATGGACCATCGGGTGCTGGAAAAAAGAcaagaataatgtgtattctacGTGAACTTTATGGTGTTGGAGTGGAAAAATTGAGAATTGAACACCAGACCATCACG aCTCCatctaaaaagaaaattgaaatcagcACCATTGCAAGTAATTACCACCTTGAAGTTAATCCCAG TGATGCCGGGAATAGTGACCGAGTAGTCATTCAGGAGATGTTGAAAACAGTGGCACAGTCACAGCAACTTGAAACAAACTCTCAACGAGATTTTAAAG TGGTATTGTTAACAGAGGTTGACAAACTCACCAAAGACGCTCAGCATGCCTTGCGCAGAACCATGGAAAAGTACATGTCCACCTGCAGACTGATCCTGTGCTGTAACTCCACGTCGAAAGTGATACCGCCCATTCGTAGTAGGTGCCTGGCAGTCCGCGTGCCTGCTCCCAGCATTGAAGAT aTTTGCCACGTGTTATCTACTGTGTGCAAGAAGGAGGGTCTGACTCTTCCTTCACAACTGGCTCGTCGACTTGCAGAGAAGTCCTGCAGGAATCTCAGAAAAGCCCTCCTCATGTGTGAGGCCTGCAGAGTGCAACA GTATCCTTTTACTGAAGATCAGGAGATCCCTGAGACAGACTGGGAAGTGTATCTGAGGGAGACTGCAAATGCTATTGTCAGTCAGCAGACCCCACAAAG GCTCCTTGAAGTCCGTGGCAGACTCTACGAGCTTGTAACTCATTGTATTCCTCCTGAGATAATAATGAAG GGCCTTCTCTCAGAACTTTTACACAATTGTGATGGACAACTGAAAGGGGAAGTGGCCCAGATGGCGGCTTACTATGAACACCGTCTTCAGCTTGGGAGTAAAGCCATTTATCACTTGGAAGCATTTGTGGCCAAATTTATGGCACTTTATAAGAAGTTCATGGAGGATGGATTGGAAGGCATGATATTCTAA